The Salmonella enterica subsp. houtenae serovar Houten genome has a segment encoding these proteins:
- the ybaO gene encoding transcriptional regulator, whose amino-acid sequence MLDKIDRKLLSLLQQDCTLSLQALADAVNLTTTPCWKRLKRLEDDGILLGRVALLDPEKLGLGLTAFVLIKTQHHSSEWYCRFVTVVTEMPEVLGFWRMAGEYDYLMRVQVADMKRYDDFYKRLVNSVPGLSDVTSSFAMEQIKYTTSLPIE is encoded by the coding sequence ATGTTAGATAAAATTGACCGTAAGCTACTTTCCCTATTACAGCAGGACTGTACCCTCTCTTTGCAGGCGCTGGCGGATGCCGTTAATCTGACGACAACGCCTTGCTGGAAGCGGCTTAAACGCCTGGAAGACGACGGTATTCTTCTTGGCCGGGTCGCGCTGCTGGATCCGGAAAAACTGGGTCTGGGATTAACCGCTTTTGTGTTGATAAAAACGCAGCACCACAGCAGTGAATGGTATTGTCGGTTCGTGACTGTCGTCACTGAGATGCCGGAAGTGCTTGGCTTCTGGCGGATGGCGGGGGAATACGACTATCTGATGCGAGTTCAGGTAGCCGACATGAAGCGGTATGACGACTTCTATAAACGTCTGGTCAATAGCGTCCCAGGACTGTCAGACGTCACCTCCAGTTTTGCGATGGAACAGATTAAGTACACCACTTCTCTGCCCATTGAATAA